Proteins encoded within one genomic window of Lactococcus garvieae:
- the purN gene encoding phosphoribosylglycinamide formyltransferase, whose protein sequence is MRIAVFASGSGSNFEALAHAFPEQIKLVFSDKEKSYVLERAKRLNVTSLSFALKSFVDKNAYEAALVQMLMDHQIDLICLAGYMKIIGPTLLKAYEGRIINIHPSYLPHFAGSAHALEESWKAKEGLGITVHWVDAGVDTGEILAQKELPYCPEYQEYENKLHQAEHALYIEVLQQLNKDSKNTNNID, encoded by the coding sequence ATGAGAATAGCTGTTTTTGCCTCAGGTTCAGGTTCTAATTTTGAGGCACTGGCCCATGCTTTTCCAGAGCAAATCAAGCTTGTATTTTCCGACAAGGAAAAATCCTATGTTCTCGAACGAGCGAAGAGGTTAAATGTAACTTCTCTAAGTTTTGCTCTCAAATCTTTTGTAGATAAGAATGCTTATGAGGCGGCACTCGTCCAAATGCTGATGGATCATCAGATTGATTTAATTTGCCTTGCGGGTTATATGAAAATTATTGGCCCGACACTTTTGAAAGCATATGAAGGACGGATCATAAACATCCATCCGTCATATTTGCCTCATTTTGCGGGTTCAGCTCATGCTTTAGAGGAGTCTTGGAAAGCCAAAGAAGGATTAGGAATAACCGTGCATTGGGTGGATGCTGGAGTTGATACGGGCGAAATACTCGCTCAGAAGGAACTTCCTTACTGTCCTGAATATCAAGAATATGAAAACAAACTACATCAAGCAGAGCACGCGCTCTATATAGAGGTTCTACAGCAACTCAACAAAGACAGTAAAAATACAAATAATATTGATTAA
- the purM gene encoding phosphoribosylformylglycinamidine cyclo-ligase, producing the protein MSKNAYAKAGVDVEAGYQVVSRIKKHAEMTKRLGVLGGLGGFGAAFDLSVLDVKEPVLISGTDGVGTKLILAIEADKHDTIGIDCVAMCVNDIVAAGAEPLYFLDYIATGKNQPEKLEHVVSGVAQGCLQSGAALVGGETAEMPDMYNSEEYDLAGFAVGIAEKSALIDGPKNVQEGDVLLGLPASGIHSNGYSLVRKIFADFNLEETLPELNRPLIEELLEPTRIYVKELLPLIKENKVKGIAHITGGGFYENLPRMFADHLAADIKEGSWEVLPIFKALEKYGKVPHDEMYQIFNMGIGMVLAVDSKEVEAVQQKIETYEIGKIISREDQAVIIK; encoded by the coding sequence ATGTCTAAAAACGCTTATGCTAAGGCAGGAGTCGATGTGGAAGCGGGTTACCAAGTGGTAAGCCGTATAAAAAAACATGCTGAAATGACGAAAAGACTAGGGGTTCTCGGTGGTTTGGGAGGCTTTGGTGCAGCTTTTGACCTCTCAGTTTTAGACGTTAAAGAACCTGTTTTAATTTCAGGAACAGACGGCGTCGGTACAAAACTCATCCTTGCTATTGAGGCTGACAAGCACGATACGATTGGGATTGACTGCGTAGCGATGTGTGTGAACGACATCGTAGCAGCTGGTGCAGAACCTCTTTATTTTCTTGACTATATCGCAACGGGCAAAAACCAACCCGAAAAACTAGAACATGTTGTTTCTGGTGTAGCGCAAGGATGTTTACAGTCAGGTGCCGCTCTAGTCGGTGGGGAAACTGCAGAAATGCCTGATATGTACAACAGTGAGGAATATGATCTTGCAGGTTTTGCAGTTGGAATTGCTGAAAAATCTGCTTTGATTGATGGTCCTAAAAACGTGCAAGAAGGAGATGTCCTTTTGGGCTTACCAGCATCGGGGATTCATTCGAATGGCTATTCTTTAGTACGCAAGATATTTGCTGATTTTAATCTAGAAGAAACTTTGCCTGAGCTGAATCGCCCGCTTATTGAAGAACTCTTGGAGCCTACGCGTATTTATGTAAAAGAACTTCTGCCTTTAATAAAAGAAAATAAAGTTAAAGGCATCGCCCACATCACCGGTGGTGGTTTCTATGAAAATCTCCCCCGTATGTTTGCGGATCATTTAGCAGCTGATATTAAAGAAGGAAGCTGGGAAGTTTTACCGATTTTTAAAGCTTTAGAAAAATATGGAAAAGTTCCACATGATGAAATGTATCAGATTTTCAATATGGGTATAGGGATGGTGTTAGCTGTTGATTCAAAAGAAGTTGAGGCTGTCCAGCAGAAGATAGAAACTTATGAAATTGGTAAAATCATTTCCCGTGAAGATCAGGCGGTAATTATAAAATGA
- the purF gene encoding amidophosphoribosyltransferase, whose protein sequence is MPYEVKSLNEECGVFGIWGHPEAAQLTYFGLHALQHRGQEGAGIMSNDGGKLQRHRDLGLVTEVFRDEKDLTKLSGQAAMGHVRYATAGSAELNNIQPFLFKFQDAQLGLAHNGNLTNATSLRRELEAQGAIFSSSSDTEILVHLIRRSHHPEFMGKVKEALNTVKGGFAYLLMTENSLIAALDPNGFRPLSIGKMANGALVVASETCAFDVIGAEFVQEVKPGQIIEINDQGLHVEQFTNATNLQICSMEYIYFARPDSVIAGVNVHTARKQSGRILAREAQVDADMVIGVPNSSLSAASGYAEESGLPYEMGLIKNQYVARTFIQPTQELREQGVRMKLSAVSSVVEGKKVIMVDDSIVRGTTSRRIVRLLKDAGAAEVHVVIASPPLAYPCFYGIDIQKREELIAANHSVDEICQIIEADSLTFLSQAGLVEAIGHDNLCLSYFDGVYPTPLYDYEANYLKSLGGENV, encoded by the coding sequence ATGCCTTATGAAGTAAAATCCTTAAATGAGGAATGCGGTGTTTTTGGCATTTGGGGTCATCCTGAAGCTGCACAATTAACCTATTTTGGCCTTCATGCGCTCCAGCACCGGGGGCAGGAAGGTGCTGGAATCATGTCAAATGATGGGGGCAAACTTCAACGCCATCGAGATTTAGGTCTCGTAACAGAAGTTTTTCGTGATGAAAAAGATTTGACTAAGCTGTCAGGCCAAGCTGCGATGGGCCATGTGCGTTACGCGACAGCGGGTTCTGCCGAGCTCAACAATATACAACCCTTTCTTTTTAAATTTCAAGATGCCCAGCTTGGTTTGGCACATAATGGTAATTTAACCAATGCAACCTCTCTTCGTCGTGAACTTGAAGCACAGGGAGCGATCTTTTCATCAAGTTCTGACACGGAAATATTGGTACATCTTATTCGCCGAAGCCATCACCCAGAATTTATGGGAAAAGTTAAGGAGGCTCTGAATACTGTAAAAGGCGGCTTTGCTTACCTCTTAATGACAGAAAACTCTCTGATTGCGGCACTGGATCCGAATGGCTTTCGTCCTTTGTCTATCGGGAAAATGGCAAACGGTGCCCTAGTAGTTGCAAGTGAAACTTGTGCATTTGATGTTATTGGAGCTGAGTTTGTACAAGAAGTTAAACCGGGTCAAATCATTGAGATTAACGATCAAGGCTTACATGTAGAACAATTTACGAATGCAACTAATCTTCAAATCTGTTCTATGGAGTATATCTACTTTGCACGACCTGATAGCGTCATAGCTGGCGTGAACGTGCACACGGCACGGAAGCAATCAGGGCGCATTTTGGCACGGGAAGCACAAGTAGATGCTGATATGGTTATCGGTGTGCCTAACTCTTCACTTTCAGCCGCTTCAGGCTATGCTGAGGAGTCGGGACTGCCATATGAGATGGGCCTTATTAAGAATCAATATGTTGCCCGTACCTTTATTCAACCTACACAAGAGTTAAGGGAGCAAGGCGTACGTATGAAGCTCTCAGCTGTTTCAAGTGTTGTTGAAGGAAAAAAAGTAATTATGGTTGATGATTCAATTGTTCGAGGGACGACCAGCAGACGTATTGTTCGTCTACTTAAAGATGCAGGAGCTGCTGAAGTCCATGTTGTCATTGCAAGTCCGCCTCTTGCTTATCCATGTTTCTATGGAATCGATATTCAGAAGCGCGAGGAGCTTATTGCGGCAAACCATTCGGTTGATGAAATTTGTCAAATTATTGAAGCCGATAGTCTCACTTTCTTAAGCCAAGCTGGTCTGGTTGAAGCTATTGGTCATGACAATTTATGTCTATCATATTTTGATGGAGTTTATCCTACACCACTTTACGATTATGAAGCAAACTATTTGAAATCATTAGGAGGAGAAAATGTCTAA